One window of the Rhodothermales bacterium genome contains the following:
- a CDS encoding dienelactone hydrolase family protein, protein MPVLIPVPTPMTSLVPIYMPLLRTIAVLLMVLFIGACAEPTPDTPIEPAVDLPPAIIGEGGALTGQDFHYVDGDSATTGYLAVPEGDGPFPSLVLVHEWNGLTDRVRQMADDFAAEGYVTLAADLYGGSTGSNREENVALMTEATGNMPAVVANLNAAVASLKSRGDVTGKVGTVGWCFGGGIVLSYGLDGDDHDATAIFYGRLVEDPAVLATMDHEVYGTFAALDNGPAPESVARFEAALDSVGVEHDLHIYDAVNHGFWLRVDEDPDVRTAPAADAWSRLKAYLNRTIG, encoded by the coding sequence ATGCCTGTTCTCATACCCGTGCCGACTCCCATGACCTCGCTCGTCCCCATTTATATGCCCCTCCTGCGAACAATCGCTGTCCTACTGATGGTCCTTTTCATCGGTGCATGCGCTGAGCCGACTCCGGACACCCCGATTGAACCGGCCGTGGACCTGCCACCGGCCATCATCGGTGAAGGAGGTGCCCTGACGGGTCAGGACTTCCATTACGTGGATGGAGACAGTGCTACGACCGGCTATTTGGCCGTGCCCGAAGGCGATGGTCCTTTCCCGTCGCTGGTCCTGGTCCACGAATGGAACGGTCTGACGGACCGGGTGCGGCAAATGGCCGATGATTTCGCCGCCGAGGGCTACGTCACCCTGGCTGCCGACCTGTACGGGGGAAGCACGGGATCGAACCGGGAAGAAAACGTGGCCCTCATGACCGAAGCGACGGGCAACATGCCCGCCGTAGTCGCCAATCTGAACGCCGCCGTGGCCAGCCTCAAGTCGCGTGGCGACGTTACCGGCAAGGTCGGCACCGTGGGTTGGTGCTTCGGCGGCGGCATTGTGTTGTCCTACGGACTGGACGGAGACGATCATGACGCCACCGCCATTTTCTACGGACGCCTGGTTGAAGATCCGGCTGTGCTCGCCACCATGGACCACGAAGTCTATGGCACATTTGCCGCCTTGGATAATGGACCCGCTCCCGAAAGCGTTGCCCGCTTCGAAGCCGCGCTCGACTCGGTTGGCGTGGAGCACGACCTGCACATCTACGATGCCGTCAACCACGGTTTCTGGCTGCGGGTCGACGAAGATCCGGACGTCCGGACCGCCCCCGCCGCAGACGCCTGGAGCCGCCTCAAGGCCTACCTGAACCGGACGATCGGTTGA
- the nirK gene encoding copper-containing nitrite reductase has product MPRSGIIPIVLLFALTSVHCGPETLQGEEIALLTSAPAVPPPITRSHPTKVIVELETTEEVGRLSDGVEYTFWTFGGEVPGKFIRVREGDLVEFHLNNHPSSKMPHNIDLHAVTGPGGGAAASFTAPGTGTTFSFTALNPGLYIYHCATAPVGMHIANGMYGLILVEPKEGLPPVDREYYVVQSEFYTRGDYGAPGLQPFDMEKAIEEDADYVVFNGSVGALSGDNALTANVGERIRLYVGNGGPNLISSFHVIGEIFDNVYTEGGTEINQHNVQTTLVPAGGAAMVEFTVDVPGNLILVDHAIFRAFNKGALAMMTVHGNENPDVYSGLQEETVYLPEGGAIQEMPSADTTGGVALDEDPMVAGARLFASNCAACHQPEGQGLAGVFPPLAGSDYLLQDPTRAINAVVHGLSGEIVVNGETYNGVMPGVRLSDSEVAAVMTYVLNSWGNDGPEITPMDVTRVRSQH; this is encoded by the coding sequence ATGCCCCGTTCCGGCATCATTCCCATCGTCCTGTTGTTCGCCCTTACGTCGGTCCATTGCGGCCCGGAAACCCTGCAGGGCGAGGAAATCGCCCTACTGACATCCGCCCCGGCGGTGCCTCCGCCCATCACGCGATCGCATCCCACGAAAGTCATCGTGGAATTGGAGACCACCGAGGAAGTGGGCCGTCTTTCCGACGGCGTCGAGTACACCTTCTGGACCTTCGGGGGGGAGGTCCCGGGCAAGTTCATCCGGGTCCGGGAGGGAGACCTGGTGGAGTTCCACCTGAACAATCATCCGTCCAGCAAAATGCCCCACAATATCGACCTTCATGCCGTCACGGGACCCGGCGGTGGTGCAGCGGCATCGTTCACGGCACCGGGCACGGGAACGACGTTCTCGTTCACCGCCCTCAATCCGGGACTGTACATCTATCATTGCGCCACGGCCCCGGTGGGCATGCATATCGCCAATGGCATGTACGGACTTATCCTGGTCGAACCGAAGGAAGGATTGCCGCCTGTTGACCGGGAGTACTATGTGGTGCAGAGTGAATTCTATACCAGGGGCGACTATGGCGCACCGGGCCTGCAGCCGTTCGACATGGAAAAGGCCATTGAAGAAGATGCCGACTATGTGGTCTTCAACGGATCGGTCGGTGCACTGTCGGGGGACAATGCCCTGACGGCGAATGTCGGAGAACGGATCCGATTGTACGTCGGCAACGGCGGTCCGAATCTGATTTCATCGTTCCATGTGATCGGGGAAATTTTCGATAACGTCTATACGGAGGGGGGGACGGAGATCAACCAGCACAACGTACAGACCACCCTGGTGCCGGCCGGCGGGGCGGCCATGGTCGAGTTCACGGTGGATGTGCCCGGCAACCTGATCCTGGTTGACCACGCCATCTTCCGCGCGTTCAACAAGGGCGCCTTGGCCATGATGACCGTGCACGGCAATGAAAATCCTGACGTGTATTCAGGTCTGCAGGAAGAGACCGTGTATCTGCCGGAGGGCGGCGCCATCCAGGAGATGCCAAGCGCCGATACAACCGGCGGGGTAGCCCTGGACGAGGATCCGATGGTCGCCGGGGCCCGGCTCTTCGCATCCAATTGTGCGGCCTGCCATCAGCCCGAAGGCCAGGGTCTGGCCGGAGTCTTTCCACCGCTTGCCGGATCGGACTACCTGCTGCAGGATCCGACGCGGGCCATCAATGCCGTGGTACACGGACTGTCAGGCGAGATCGTCGTCAATGGGGAGACGTACAACGGCGTCATGCCCGGTGTCCGCCTGAGCGATTCCGAAGTGGCGGCCGTCATGACCTACGTGCTGAACTCCTGGGGCAACGATGGCCCGGAAATCACACCGATGGATGTGACGCGGGTGCGCAGTCAGCATTAG
- a CDS encoding nitronate monooxygenase, with protein sequence MSTFPSIIQGGMGVGISNWQLAAAVSGRGQLGVVSGTGISHLLTARLQDGDPLERMRQALAAFPFAEPVRGVLDRYFVPGGRQEGTPYVAHPMYTIKPARFLDRLTALGNFVEIHLAKRGHGNPVGLNLLEKIQMPTAASLYGAMLAGVDYVLMGAGIPTQIAGLLDRLARHEPVEYRLDVAGGNATIAFDPERVFPGARERLGPLKRPKFIPIVSSVVLAQALLKRSEGEIHGFIVERPTAGGHNAPPRGKLTLSEAGEPIYGPKDDVDLAGMRALGKPFWLAGGFGRPGGLAEAMAEGAAGIQVGTAFALCEESGMEPTLKAATLEWISNQPTGVVHTSPVTSPTGFPFKVVDLPATMSRPDVYAERPRLCDVGLLRTLSVTEDGRMEYRCPAEPVDDYARKGGVTDDTAGRTCLCNNLLATGGMAKPRKDGYVEAPIVTLGDETRFIGDFQKPGSLSYSALDVLDVLSANADCAPASHPSV encoded by the coding sequence ATGAGCACTTTTCCTTCCATCATCCAGGGCGGCATGGGTGTGGGCATTTCCAACTGGCAATTGGCGGCGGCCGTTTCCGGCCGCGGACAGCTCGGGGTGGTTTCCGGAACCGGCATCAGCCACTTGCTGACGGCGCGCCTCCAGGACGGCGATCCCTTGGAACGCATGCGCCAGGCCCTCGCCGCGTTTCCATTCGCCGAGCCGGTCAGGGGCGTCCTCGACCGGTATTTCGTGCCGGGAGGACGTCAGGAAGGAACGCCCTACGTGGCGCATCCCATGTATACCATCAAGCCGGCCCGTTTCCTGGACCGGCTGACTGCGTTGGGCAACTTTGTGGAAATCCACCTGGCCAAACGGGGTCATGGGAATCCAGTGGGGCTCAACCTGCTTGAAAAAATCCAGATGCCGACCGCGGCGTCGCTCTACGGGGCCATGCTGGCCGGGGTCGACTACGTCCTGATGGGTGCCGGCATACCGACCCAGATCGCCGGGCTGCTGGACCGCCTGGCCAGACACGAGCCCGTCGAGTACCGGCTGGATGTCGCGGGCGGCAATGCCACCATCGCATTCGACCCAGAGCGTGTATTTCCGGGCGCACGGGAACGGTTGGGGCCGCTGAAACGCCCGAAGTTCATCCCCATCGTGTCATCCGTTGTTCTGGCGCAGGCGCTCCTGAAACGCAGCGAGGGTGAAATCCACGGGTTCATCGTGGAGCGTCCGACGGCTGGCGGACACAATGCACCTCCCCGCGGGAAACTGACCCTCTCCGAAGCCGGAGAACCCATCTATGGTCCCAAGGATGACGTGGACCTTGCCGGCATGCGCGCCCTCGGAAAACCGTTCTGGCTGGCCGGGGGATTCGGCCGCCCGGGTGGTCTGGCCGAAGCGATGGCGGAAGGGGCCGCAGGCATTCAGGTCGGAACGGCCTTCGCCCTGTGTGAGGAGTCCGGCATGGAGCCGACGCTGAAGGCGGCGACCCTGGAATGGATTTCCAACCAACCGACAGGGGTCGTGCACACGAGTCCAGTCACGTCCCCCACCGGGTTTCCGTTCAAGGTGGTTGATTTGCCCGCCACCATGTCCCGTCCGGACGTTTACGCCGAACGGCCCCGGCTCTGCGATGTCGGCCTGCTCCGGACCCTGTCCGTGACGGAGGATGGTCGCATGGAATACCGATGCCCGGCCGAGCCCGTGGACGACTATGCCCGGAAAGGCGGCGTTACGGACGACACCGCCGGTCGGACGTGCCTGTGCAACAACCTGTTGGCGACGGGCGGAATGGCCAAGCCCCGGAAGGACGGCTATGTGGAGGCCCCCATCGTCACGCTGGGTGACGAAACCCGGTTCATCGGGGACTTCCAGAAGCCGGGATCCCTCTCGTATTCGGCGTTGGACGTCTTGGATGTCCTCAGTGCTAATGCTGACTGCGCACCCGCGTCACATCCATCGGTGTGA